The following proteins are encoded in a genomic region of Spirosoma sp. SC4-14:
- a CDS encoding ComF family protein, which produces MFRFIQAALVDFTDLLFPTLCLGCRCSLTANEKILCADCRIRLPETGQHREPYDQNLLNKFAGKVPIQFVASYLFFSRHNLVQKLIHQIKYKGQKEAAKEIARWYGHQLKTESQLANQIDVLIGVPLHKSRFQQRGYNQADSIAEGLSEALNVPMATDILARTRFRDSQTRKNRLDRWENVKTAFAVLRPEAVEGKNVMIVDDVLTTGATLEACSIELLRAGCKSVSVITLAATHR; this is translated from the coding sequence ATGTTTCGGTTTATTCAAGCGGCTTTAGTCGACTTTACGGATCTGCTTTTTCCTACCCTGTGTCTAGGGTGCAGATGCTCTTTGACAGCGAATGAGAAAATCCTATGTGCCGACTGTCGAATCCGGCTCCCCGAAACCGGACAACATCGTGAACCTTACGACCAAAATCTCCTCAATAAATTTGCCGGAAAGGTGCCTATCCAATTTGTTGCTTCGTATTTATTTTTTTCCCGCCATAATCTCGTTCAGAAATTAATTCATCAGATAAAATATAAAGGCCAGAAAGAAGCAGCAAAGGAGATAGCCAGATGGTATGGCCATCAACTTAAAACGGAAAGCCAGCTGGCTAATCAAATAGACGTATTAATTGGCGTTCCGTTGCATAAGAGCCGTTTTCAACAGCGGGGTTATAATCAAGCCGATTCGATTGCTGAGGGCTTGTCAGAAGCGTTAAATGTGCCTATGGCAACGGATATCCTTGCCAGAACCCGATTCCGTGATTCGCAGACGCGCAAGAACCGGCTCGACAGATGGGAAAACGTAAAAACGGCCTTTGCTGTGCTAAGACCAGAAGCTGTAGAAGGAAAAAATGTGATGATTGTTGATGATGTTCTTACTACCGGAGCAACCTTAGAAGCCTGTTCGATAGAACTCCTGCGAGCCGGTTGTAAATCAGTAAGTGTAATAACGCTGGCAGCCACACATCGATAA
- the thrC gene encoding threonine synthase yields MRFYSTNSPQQTVSAEQALFHSMPADKGLYMPIPLPQLGVDFFERIADQSLADIGFEISTALFGNEISKEELENLTHQAFPFDTPVVDLEAGKGSVLELFHGPSLAFKDVGARYMAALMSYYSTRNDKEVNILVATSGDTGGAVAMGFHNVPGIRVSILYPSGRVSDLQEKQLTTLGGNIQAFEVDGTFDDCQAIVKQAFVDQELNNALSLSSANSINIFRLIPQGFYYVRAYGQVRHHNKPVVFSTPSGNFGNLSAGVMVQQMGLPISHFIAATNRNHVVPTYLKTGKYTPKASIATISNAMDVGNPSNFVRLAHLYGDDYDRLTANISGYFYDDDQTRAGMKQIFDQFGYIACPHTAIGIMGMQEFQVETHRDVVGVALATAHPSKFKPLVEDVLGIDVVVPERLAVLANRDKKSIRIPALYEAFKDSFLSTVA; encoded by the coding sequence ATGCGTTTTTACAGCACGAATAGTCCCCAACAAACCGTTTCTGCAGAGCAGGCACTTTTTCATAGTATGCCTGCCGACAAAGGCTTATATATGCCTATCCCCCTTCCTCAGTTAGGTGTGGATTTTTTTGAACGCATTGCTGATCAATCGTTGGCCGATATTGGCTTTGAGATCAGTACTGCATTGTTTGGGAATGAAATTAGTAAAGAGGAGCTTGAAAACCTCACTCATCAAGCTTTTCCGTTCGATACTCCCGTTGTTGACTTAGAAGCTGGTAAAGGTTCTGTACTTGAATTGTTTCACGGGCCATCTTTAGCTTTCAAAGATGTGGGAGCACGTTATATGGCGGCTCTGATGTCTTATTATTCAACGCGTAATGATAAAGAGGTCAACATTTTAGTGGCAACGTCGGGAGATACTGGTGGCGCTGTTGCCATGGGTTTTCATAATGTACCGGGAATACGGGTTTCTATACTGTATCCTAGCGGCCGCGTAAGTGATTTGCAAGAGAAGCAACTAACTACGCTTGGTGGTAATATACAAGCTTTTGAAGTTGATGGTACTTTTGATGATTGCCAGGCTATTGTAAAGCAAGCCTTTGTTGATCAGGAACTTAATAATGCTTTATCGCTTTCTTCGGCTAACTCAATCAATATTTTCAGACTAATTCCTCAGGGATTCTATTATGTCCGAGCTTATGGTCAGGTTCGTCATCATAATAAACCTGTTGTTTTCTCTACACCTAGCGGAAATTTTGGCAACCTGAGTGCCGGGGTGATGGTTCAGCAGATGGGATTGCCTATTTCGCATTTTATTGCAGCTACCAATCGGAATCATGTTGTTCCCACCTATCTTAAAACGGGCAAATACACCCCAAAAGCATCTATTGCTACAATCTCAAATGCAATGGACGTAGGTAACCCAAGCAATTTTGTTCGATTAGCGCATTTATATGGTGACGATTATGATCGATTAACAGCTAATATTTCGGGCTATTTTTATGACGATGACCAGACCCGGGCTGGAATGAAACAGATTTTCGACCAATTTGGCTATATAGCTTGCCCTCATACAGCTATTGGGATCATGGGTATGCAGGAATTTCAGGTTGAAACTCATCGGGATGTAGTCGGCGTAGCTTTAGCCACTGCTCATCCGTCCAAGTTTAAGCCTTTGGTTGAAGATGTACTTGGCATTGATGTAGTTGTTCCCGAACGATTAGCAGTTTTGGCTAATCGCGATAAAAAAAGTATTCGTATACCCGCCCTTTATGAGGCATTCAAAGATTCGTTTTTAAGTACAGTTGCTTAA
- a CDS encoding DUF4175 family protein produces MHSSNNYTMLVQRIEEYKKRYFQNQLVKGGLFFIALLGSGYLLINTAEFVGRFNSIGRGILFFGFLTTILAGLYLLIIRPLLSLYGLNKPLSNDEAARQIGTFFPEVGDKLLNTLQLQRITSDQSDLLQASLNQRSQQLLINRFASAIQLGQNRQFLKYAIPPLALILLILAINPSFFTKSSTRLVNYNKEFVEEAPFQFVVLNKSMKTFRNEDFPLSVRLTGEALPQAVYVVSNGTRFKMDQNGDQFTYKFDNLQRDLDFHLEASGFNSSEYKVLLIDRPAVLSFNVRLDYPAYLNKPTERLANVGNLLVPQGTVVNWEFAADHTDSLLLRFNTDAKSTPAKLVETNTFAVNRRLMQNATYTVSLKNGQIASPSIIQYNIQVIPDRYPQISVDRIQDTVTYNYIALSGLVSDDYGFSKLRLNYKITRSGKESPLYSKDIPVNKSTTSQNFVYNWSLDSLKLGQEDRLEYFVQVWDNDGINGPKSSRSNQLNFVIPSSAEIQKQVDKSAEKTEQQIDNALSKTQAIKKELSALEDRMRTKKSSDFQDKKQLQDILQKREELMREVQKLQEQFQKTNDTQQRFAEKDQKVQDKMDQLQKLFNDLMDPESKQLYEQLKQLLERKQDEKASELLDKLSRKERNLERDLDRALKLFKQMQLEQKANNIAEQLEKQAEQLEKQAEENAKKNETTEDQQKQQEKSQEDFKKTEEQLKELEQQAEKDDLNKPELSEKEQQEIEKEMEEAMKQMKQNQGKKAAASQNKTAKSMRSMSKAMKESMESSEMQEMQENMDDLRNILENLITLSFGQERVMKDFRGMSLQDPRVAKLSQEQLKLQDDAKIIEDSLNALASRVVQIQSFVTRELTNMKSYMDESVQQLRERRLSMASSKQQFAMTSINNLALMLSDVLKNMQQQMNAMAMPGKGKGSKKGENPGDSMGEMQKQLNGKMQQLQKSGKSGRGLSEELSQLAAEQAMIRSLLKKMEENAKGTQVGKEQEKQIKELMEKMDETETDLVNKRVNQNTINRQNEILTRLLESEKALKQQEEDPKRQAEAAKSTKRSTPAFFDSTNLQNKTKQVEVLRSVTPNYNLFYKKEANQYLQKVSK; encoded by the coding sequence ATGCACTCGTCAAACAATTACACGATGTTAGTGCAACGCATCGAAGAATACAAAAAACGTTACTTCCAGAACCAATTGGTCAAGGGCGGTTTATTCTTTATTGCATTGCTGGGAAGTGGCTACTTACTCATTAATACCGCCGAATTTGTCGGTCGATTTAATTCGATAGGACGCGGAATTTTATTTTTTGGCTTCTTGACTACTATACTGGCCGGATTATATCTTCTGATCATACGGCCATTACTGAGTTTATATGGCTTAAACAAACCCTTGTCGAATGATGAAGCAGCTCGACAGATTGGTACGTTTTTTCCAGAAGTAGGCGACAAACTGCTCAATACGCTTCAGCTTCAACGCATTACTTCAGACCAGAGCGATTTATTGCAGGCCAGTTTAAATCAACGATCTCAACAATTGTTAATAAATCGGTTTGCCAGCGCTATTCAACTAGGCCAAAATCGACAGTTTTTAAAATATGCGATTCCCCCCCTGGCCCTGATTTTGCTCATTCTGGCAATAAACCCGTCTTTTTTCACCAAGTCGTCTACTCGGCTTGTGAACTATAACAAAGAATTTGTTGAAGAAGCCCCCTTTCAGTTTGTTGTTTTAAATAAATCGATGAAAACCTTCCGAAATGAAGATTTTCCTCTTTCGGTTCGGTTGACGGGTGAAGCGCTGCCACAAGCGGTTTATGTAGTTAGCAATGGAACTCGATTTAAGATGGATCAGAACGGTGATCAGTTTACGTACAAGTTCGACAACTTACAACGTGACCTTGATTTCCATCTGGAAGCATCTGGGTTTAATTCATCCGAATATAAAGTCCTGCTTATAGATCGCCCTGCTGTTTTATCGTTCAATGTACGGCTCGATTATCCGGCGTATCTAAATAAACCAACTGAACGGTTGGCTAATGTGGGTAACTTACTGGTACCACAAGGAACAGTGGTGAACTGGGAGTTTGCCGCCGACCATACCGACTCTCTTTTGCTCCGCTTTAATACCGATGCAAAATCGACTCCCGCAAAACTCGTTGAAACAAACACCTTTGCTGTCAATCGACGACTGATGCAAAATGCAACGTATACCGTTTCCTTAAAAAATGGACAAATTGCTTCTCCTTCAATCATTCAATATAACATTCAGGTAATTCCAGATCGTTATCCACAAATATCAGTGGATCGAATTCAGGATACGGTCACCTATAATTATATTGCCCTTTCGGGTTTAGTATCAGATGATTACGGGTTTTCCAAGCTTCGGCTGAACTATAAAATCACTCGAAGTGGGAAGGAGTCACCCCTGTACAGTAAGGATATTCCAGTAAATAAGTCGACTACTTCACAGAATTTTGTCTATAACTGGTCGCTCGATAGTCTGAAACTTGGCCAGGAAGATCGGTTGGAATATTTTGTACAAGTTTGGGATAACGATGGTATTAATGGACCAAAATCCAGCCGTTCTAATCAACTCAATTTTGTTATACCTTCCAGTGCAGAAATTCAGAAGCAAGTTGACAAATCAGCCGAAAAAACGGAGCAGCAAATAGATAATGCGCTCAGTAAAACACAGGCGATCAAGAAGGAACTAAGTGCGCTCGAAGACCGGATGCGCACAAAAAAATCATCAGATTTTCAGGATAAAAAGCAATTGCAGGATATTCTGCAAAAGCGGGAAGAACTGATGCGGGAAGTACAAAAACTTCAGGAGCAGTTCCAGAAAACGAATGATACACAGCAGCGTTTTGCCGAAAAAGATCAGAAAGTACAAGACAAGATGGATCAATTGCAGAAGCTCTTCAATGATCTTATGGACCCTGAGTCGAAGCAATTATATGAGCAATTAAAACAACTGCTTGAGCGTAAGCAGGACGAGAAAGCGTCTGAGTTACTGGATAAATTAAGTCGCAAAGAACGAAATCTGGAGCGTGATCTAGACCGGGCGTTAAAGCTGTTCAAGCAAATGCAGCTTGAACAGAAAGCTAACAATATAGCCGAGCAGCTCGAAAAACAGGCAGAACAATTAGAGAAGCAGGCAGAAGAAAACGCCAAGAAAAACGAAACCACCGAAGACCAGCAGAAACAGCAGGAAAAATCGCAGGAAGATTTCAAGAAAACCGAAGAGCAGCTCAAAGAGCTTGAACAGCAGGCAGAGAAAGATGATCTTAATAAACCTGAACTTTCGGAGAAAGAGCAACAGGAAATTGAGAAAGAAATGGAGGAGGCTATGAAACAAATGAAGCAGAATCAGGGCAAAAAAGCCGCTGCCTCTCAAAATAAAACAGCTAAATCTATGCGTTCCATGAGCAAAGCAATGAAGGAATCAATGGAATCGTCGGAAATGCAGGAGATGCAGGAGAATATGGATGACCTTCGTAATATTCTTGAAAATCTTATTACGCTATCATTTGGACAGGAACGTGTCATGAAAGATTTCCGAGGCATGAGTCTGCAAGATCCACGTGTTGCCAAATTGTCGCAGGAGCAGTTAAAGCTTCAGGATGACGCTAAAATTATTGAAGATAGCTTGAATGCTTTAGCCAGTCGTGTTGTACAGATTCAGTCCTTTGTTACCCGTGAACTGACCAATATGAAATCCTATATGGATGAAAGTGTGCAGCAATTACGGGAGCGTCGGCTAAGTATGGCATCTTCAAAGCAACAATTTGCTATGACTTCTATCAATAACCTTGCTCTTATGCTCAGCGATGTTTTGAAAAATATGCAACAGCAAATGAACGCAATGGCCATGCCAGGCAAAGGTAAAGGAAGTAAAAAAGGAGAGAACCCCGGCGATAGTATGGGAGAGATGCAAAAACAGCTTAACGGCAAGATGCAACAACTTCAAAAGAGCGGAAAATCGGGACGAGGTCTTTCTGAGGAGCTTTCCCAACTGGCCGCTGAACAAGCAATGATTCGTAGTCTGTTGAAGAAAATGGAAGAAAATGCTAAAGGCACTCAGGTAGGTAAAGAGCAGGAAAAACAGATCAAAGAATTGATGGAAAAGATGGACGAAACAGAAACAGACCTGGTTAACAAGCGCGTCAATCAAAATACAATCAATCGCCAGAATGAAATCTTAACGAGACTTCTCGAATCTGAGAAAGCACTTAAACAGCAGGAAGAAGACCCAAAGCGGCAGGCCGAAGCGGCTAAATCCACGAAGCGAAGCACGCCCGCATTTTTTGATTCTACTAATTTGCAAAACAAAACTAAGCAAGTAGAAGTCCTTCGTTCTGTTACCCCCAACTACAATCTTTTTTACAAAAAAGAAGCAAACCAGTATTTACAAAAAGTTAGTAAGTAA
- a CDS encoding class I SAM-dependent methyltransferase → MECKDYLVSHKNFSIQQCEQCGFRLTNPRPDGSSIGFYYKSDQYVSHNDQSKGLINTAYRLVRNYTLRSKLKLIKELNGKEGKLLDIGCGTGAFLEICRNNNWTIAGMEPDPDARTIAEAKLQIAIKTEIGELAGTGPFNIITLWHVLEHIPDLNKTISQLYDLLDRNGTLLIAVPNSASYDAEYFNEYWAAYDVPRHLYHFVPTTIEALFKKHGFRLAGTQPMLFDAFYIAMLSTKYQTGKTDYVKSIRLGLASNSKAKQTGNSSSLIYLFNKV, encoded by the coding sequence TTGGAATGCAAAGACTATCTAGTCAGTCATAAAAACTTCTCTATTCAACAATGTGAGCAATGCGGTTTTCGACTCACTAACCCACGGCCCGACGGTAGTTCTATAGGCTTCTATTATAAGTCGGACCAGTATGTATCGCATAATGATCAAAGCAAAGGACTAATTAACACAGCCTATCGGCTGGTCCGAAATTATACATTACGGTCAAAATTAAAGCTCATCAAAGAGCTCAATGGCAAAGAAGGAAAGCTACTGGATATTGGTTGTGGAACAGGAGCCTTTCTGGAAATTTGCCGAAATAATAACTGGACAATTGCCGGCATGGAGCCTGACCCCGATGCACGCACTATTGCTGAAGCTAAATTACAGATCGCTATAAAAACAGAAATTGGCGAGTTAGCAGGTACAGGACCATTCAACATTATAACCCTATGGCATGTACTGGAACACATACCTGATCTTAACAAAACTATTTCTCAGCTCTACGATCTTCTCGATCGGAACGGAACACTGTTGATTGCTGTACCTAATTCTGCTTCGTATGACGCTGAGTATTTCAATGAATATTGGGCAGCCTACGACGTTCCCCGGCATTTATATCATTTTGTACCTACAACAATAGAAGCACTATTTAAGAAACATGGCTTTCGACTAGCTGGCACACAGCCAATGCTTTTCGATGCGTTCTACATTGCCATGCTCAGTACAAAATATCAAACTGGAAAGACAGACTATGTCAAAAGCATTCGATTAGGATTGGCCTCAAATTCAAAAGCCAAACAAACCGGTAATTCATCTAGTTTAATTTATCTCTTCAATAAGGTCTAA
- a CDS encoding tetratricopeptide repeat protein, with amino-acid sequence MSILRSGQLICSHIHIANDYNNVSFKKLLYKMLIRSKVVIVLMWLLSVSLAMGQGEATLAEEYYKAGEFEKAANEYAKLLKTDVTWVRLARYVNSLQKSNKADEAAKYLRKQQKSDEPNRPYYELLLGQMATQQGDTILANNQYNAALQSSKSSLSKLEKIASAFNEAGEPRWAIRSLEMARDVSKEPTAYSEDLMGLYRTTGQTEKAINEIITTSKQSDKKETVLAALQSYINTKEEPLVEKALYTKIQQEPNELAYNELLIWYFVQKQKFSRALLQEKATDKRLKLNGSRVYDLGMLAMNNKEYKTAAESFEYITTTYPQGQLYPFARRLVIQAREEQVKNTYPVDKAEIRKLIADYQKMLQEIGTNVKTLEALRSTANLYGNYLDSKDTALTVLDLAIDLGKTDKNFVDRCKLDKGDIYLLKGEPWESTLLYSQVEKSQKEELLGYEAKLKNAKLHYYRGNLAVAKDILDVLKLATSREIANDAEQLSLLIVDNTGMDSTEAAMREYASIDLLLFQNKTDEAIEALKEMWKKYAEHPLADEILWLRANTYMKQGKNAEALEDLKTISAKYPNDILGDDALFTQAKIYEERLKDKTAAMEAYQKVLTQYPGSIYGAESRKRFRALRGDTLN; translated from the coding sequence ATGAGTATCTTGAGAAGTGGACAACTTATTTGTTCACATATCCACATCGCTAATGATTATAATAACGTTTCTTTTAAAAAACTTTTATATAAAATGTTAATAAGGTCAAAAGTCGTTATTGTGCTGATGTGGCTTTTGTCGGTCAGCCTGGCCATGGGGCAGGGTGAAGCGACGTTGGCCGAAGAATATTATAAAGCCGGCGAATTTGAGAAAGCTGCGAACGAATATGCGAAACTGCTGAAAACGGATGTGACGTGGGTTCGGCTGGCTCGCTATGTCAATAGTCTTCAAAAAAGTAATAAAGCCGACGAGGCTGCGAAGTATCTACGTAAACAACAAAAGAGCGACGAACCCAACCGACCCTACTATGAGCTATTGTTGGGCCAGATGGCAACGCAGCAGGGAGATACAATTTTGGCGAATAATCAATACAACGCAGCGCTACAATCCAGTAAATCGTCGTTAAGCAAACTCGAAAAGATCGCAAGTGCCTTTAACGAAGCAGGAGAGCCCCGCTGGGCGATTCGTTCACTCGAAATGGCCCGGGATGTCAGTAAAGAGCCAACGGCTTACAGCGAGGATTTAATGGGGTTATATCGCACAACCGGTCAGACTGAGAAAGCGATTAATGAAATCATTACAACCAGTAAGCAATCAGATAAGAAAGAAACTGTTTTAGCTGCCCTCCAGAGTTATATCAATACCAAAGAGGAACCCCTGGTTGAAAAAGCATTGTATACAAAAATTCAACAGGAGCCGAACGAATTAGCATACAACGAACTACTGATTTGGTATTTTGTCCAAAAACAGAAGTTTAGCCGAGCATTATTACAGGAAAAAGCGACCGATAAGCGACTGAAACTAAACGGAAGCCGGGTTTATGATTTGGGTATGCTCGCAATGAACAACAAAGAATATAAAACAGCTGCCGAGTCATTTGAATACATAACCACAACTTATCCACAAGGACAGTTATACCCCTTTGCCCGACGGTTGGTAATACAGGCCCGTGAAGAACAGGTGAAAAATACATACCCAGTAGATAAGGCCGAAATCCGTAAGCTGATTGCTGATTATCAGAAAATGCTTCAGGAGATAGGGACAAACGTTAAAACGCTTGAAGCCCTGCGTAGTACGGCCAATTTGTATGGAAATTATCTGGATAGTAAAGACACTGCTCTAACTGTCCTGGATCTAGCCATTGATCTCGGGAAAACCGACAAAAATTTTGTTGATCGCTGCAAGCTGGATAAAGGCGATATATACTTGCTAAAAGGCGAACCCTGGGAATCGACACTGTTATATTCTCAGGTTGAAAAGTCTCAAAAGGAGGAATTGCTAGGCTACGAAGCAAAGTTAAAAAATGCAAAGCTGCACTATTATCGAGGTAATCTGGCTGTAGCAAAAGATATTCTGGATGTATTAAAATTGGCTACATCGCGAGAAATTGCCAATGACGCTGAACAATTAAGCCTGTTGATTGTCGACAATACGGGAATGGACAGCACGGAAGCGGCCATGCGTGAATATGCTAGTATCGATTTGCTCTTATTCCAGAACAAGACTGATGAAGCAATTGAAGCCCTAAAGGAAATGTGGAAAAAATACGCCGAACACCCATTGGCTGATGAAATATTGTGGCTTCGTGCAAATACATACATGAAACAAGGTAAAAATGCCGAAGCGCTGGAAGACTTAAAGACAATCAGTGCTAAGTATCCAAATGATATACTTGGTGACGACGCACTGTTTACTCAGGCAAAGATTTATGAAGAACGTTTGAAAGACAAAACCGCAGCGATGGAAGCTTACCAGAAAGTATTGACACAATATCCAGGCAGTATCTATGGTGCTGAATCAAGAAAGCGTTTCCGGGCATTACGGGGAGATACTTTAAACTAA
- the mnmG gene encoding tRNA uridine-5-carboxymethylaminomethyl(34) synthesis enzyme MnmG produces MYSSYDIIVVGAGHAGCEAANAAATMGSKVLLITMNMQTIAQMSCNPAMGGVAKGQIVREVDALGGLSGIISDRSMIQFRMLNRSKGPAMWSPRCQSDRNVFAAEWRKSLEQNRNIDFWQDTVNEVIVKDGIVKGVKTSLGVEFSANAVVLTNGTFLNGRMYIGEKVFGGGRTAERAATGLTEQLITLGFEAGRMKTGTPPRVDGRSLNYEAMEEQLGDENPGKFSYTNTPTLTEQRSCWITYTNQAVHDELKTGFDKSPMFTGRIKGLGPRYCPSVEDKINRFADKDRHQIFVEPEGWDTVEVYVNGFSTSLPETVQYNALRKIPGFENVRMFRPGYAVEYDFFPPTQLKATLETQLVKNLFFAGQINGTTGYEEAACQGLLAGINAHRNANEEAEFTIKRSEGYIGVLVDDLITKGTEEPYRMFTSRAEYRTLLRQDNADLRLTEKGYAIGLASQERYEKVIAKRNSVAELSDAIRVAKVKPDEINDWLTTKNSAPLREKGSVYNLIKRPEIELADVKELLNLSVSVPSVGEEAIEQTVIEIKYEDYLNREKLNAEKLDKWENLSINPSFDYDRLKALSFEGKEKLKRLRPSTIGQASRISGVSPSDVSILLVYLGR; encoded by the coding sequence ATGTATTCTTCTTACGATATTATAGTAGTGGGGGCAGGCCATGCGGGCTGCGAAGCAGCCAATGCAGCAGCAACAATGGGCTCAAAAGTATTACTGATAACAATGAATATGCAGACCATTGCCCAGATGTCCTGCAATCCGGCAATGGGGGGAGTAGCAAAAGGACAAATCGTTCGAGAGGTAGATGCTCTAGGCGGTTTATCAGGAATAATTAGCGATAGAAGCATGATCCAATTTCGAATGTTGAACCGTTCGAAAGGACCAGCCATGTGGAGCCCACGATGCCAAAGTGACCGTAATGTGTTTGCCGCAGAATGGCGAAAATCGCTGGAACAAAATAGGAATATCGACTTTTGGCAAGATACGGTCAATGAAGTAATTGTAAAAGATGGTATTGTAAAAGGAGTAAAGACAAGTTTAGGCGTTGAATTTTCTGCCAATGCGGTTGTGCTAACGAATGGGACATTCCTAAATGGTAGAATGTATATCGGTGAAAAAGTATTTGGAGGAGGCCGGACTGCAGAACGAGCTGCAACTGGACTAACGGAACAACTGATTACATTGGGTTTTGAGGCTGGTCGGATGAAAACCGGAACACCACCCCGGGTAGATGGCAGAAGCCTGAATTATGAAGCTATGGAAGAACAACTGGGCGATGAAAATCCGGGTAAATTTTCCTATACCAATACACCAACATTAACCGAACAGCGTAGTTGCTGGATAACCTATACCAATCAGGCTGTCCATGATGAATTAAAAACCGGCTTTGATAAATCGCCAATGTTTACAGGGCGAATAAAAGGGTTAGGTCCACGATATTGTCCGTCTGTAGAAGATAAGATAAATCGGTTTGCCGATAAAGATCGCCATCAGATCTTCGTAGAACCCGAAGGTTGGGACACGGTTGAAGTCTATGTAAATGGCTTTTCAACCTCCTTGCCAGAGACAGTCCAGTATAATGCTCTTCGAAAAATTCCTGGTTTTGAGAATGTTCGAATGTTTAGACCTGGGTATGCTGTTGAATATGATTTTTTTCCACCAACTCAATTAAAAGCTACCCTCGAAACCCAGTTAGTTAAAAATCTATTCTTTGCGGGCCAAATCAACGGTACAACCGGCTACGAGGAGGCCGCATGTCAAGGTCTGCTTGCAGGAATAAACGCTCACCGAAATGCCAATGAAGAAGCTGAGTTTACCATTAAGCGGTCGGAAGGATATATTGGCGTGTTGGTCGATGATCTGATTACAAAAGGGACCGAAGAACCCTATCGAATGTTCACATCTCGGGCAGAATACCGAACACTACTACGCCAGGATAATGCTGATCTGCGGCTAACAGAAAAAGGATACGCAATTGGGCTTGCTTCGCAGGAACGCTATGAAAAAGTGATAGCGAAACGAAATAGTGTAGCCGAATTAAGCGATGCAATACGAGTAGCAAAAGTAAAACCCGACGAAATTAACGATTGGCTAACGACAAAAAACAGCGCTCCATTGCGTGAAAAAGGTAGCGTGTACAACCTCATTAAACGCCCTGAGATTGAATTAGCCGATGTGAAAGAGCTCTTAAACTTATCAGTGAGCGTACCGTCGGTAGGGGAGGAGGCTATCGAACAAACGGTCATTGAAATAAAGTATGAGGACTATCTAAATCGTGAAAAGCTAAATGCTGAGAAACTGGATAAGTGGGAAAATTTATCAATAAACCCCTCATTCGACTATGACAGGTTGAAGGCACTTTCCTTTGAAGGTAAAGAAAAGCTGAAACGACTGCGGCCATCAACAATAGGCCAGGCATCGCGAATTAGTGGAGTCAGTCCTTCCGATGTGTCCATTTTACTGGTTTATTTAGGCCGCTAA